One window of the Corynebacterium glutamicum ATCC 13032 genome contains the following:
- a CDS encoding aspartate kinase translates to MALVVQKYGGSSLESAERIRNVAERIVATKKAGNDVVVVCSAMGDTTDELLELAAAVNPVPPAREMDMLLTAGERISNALVAMAIESLGAEAQSFTGSQAGVLTTERHGNARIVDVTPGRVREALDEGKICIVAGFQGVNKETRDVTTLGRGGSDTTAVALAAALNADVCEIYSDVDGVYTADPRIVPNAQKLEKLSFEEMLELAAVGSKILVLRSVEYARAFNVPLRVRSSYSNDPGTLIAGSMEDIPVEEAVLTGVATDKSEAKVTVLGISDKPGEAAKVFRALADAEINIDMVLQNVSSVEDGTTDITFTCPRSDGRRAMEILKKLQVQGNWTNVLYDDQVGKVSLVGAGMKSHPGVTAEFMEALRDVNVNIELISTSEIRISVLIREDDLDAAARALHEQFQLGGEDEAVVYAGTGR, encoded by the coding sequence GTGGCCCTGGTCGTACAGAAATATGGCGGTTCCTCGCTTGAGAGTGCGGAACGCATTAGAAACGTCGCTGAACGGATCGTTGCCACCAAGAAGGCTGGAAATGATGTCGTGGTTGTCTGCTCCGCAATGGGAGACACCACGGATGAACTTCTAGAACTTGCAGCGGCAGTGAATCCCGTTCCGCCAGCTCGTGAAATGGATATGCTCCTGACTGCTGGTGAGCGTATTTCTAACGCTCTCGTCGCCATGGCTATTGAGTCCCTTGGCGCAGAAGCCCAATCTTTCACGGGCTCTCAGGCTGGTGTGCTCACCACCGAGCGCCACGGAAACGCACGCATTGTTGATGTCACTCCAGGTCGTGTGCGTGAAGCACTCGATGAGGGCAAGATCTGCATTGTTGCTGGTTTCCAGGGTGTTAATAAAGAAACCCGCGATGTCACCACGTTGGGTCGTGGTGGTTCTGACACCACTGCAGTTGCGTTGGCAGCTGCTTTGAACGCTGATGTGTGTGAGATTTACTCGGACGTTGACGGTGTGTATACCGCTGACCCGCGCATCGTTCCTAATGCACAGAAGCTGGAAAAGCTCAGCTTCGAAGAAATGCTGGAACTTGCTGCTGTTGGCTCCAAGATTTTGGTGCTGCGCAGTGTTGAATACGCTCGTGCATTCAATGTGCCACTTCGCGTACGCTCGTCTTATAGTAATGATCCCGGCACTTTGATTGCCGGCTCTATGGAGGATATTCCTGTGGAAGAAGCAGTCCTTACCGGTGTCGCAACCGACAAGTCCGAAGCCAAAGTAACCGTTCTGGGTATTTCCGATAAGCCAGGCGAGGCTGCGAAGGTTTTCCGTGCGTTGGCTGATGCAGAAATCAACATTGACATGGTTCTGCAGAACGTCTCTTCTGTAGAAGACGGCACCACCGACATCACCTTCACCTGCCCTCGTTCCGACGGCCGCCGCGCGATGGAGATCTTGAAGAAGCTTCAGGTTCAGGGCAACTGGACCAATGTGCTTTACGACGACCAGGTCGGCAAAGTCTCCCTCGTGGGTGCTGGCATGAAGTCTCACCCAGGTGTTACCGCAGAGTTCATGGAAGCTCTGCGCGATGTCAACGTGAACATCGAATTGATTTCCACCTCTGAGATTCGTATTTCCGTGCTGATCCGTGAAGATGATCTGGATGCTGCTGCACGTGCATTGCATGAGCAGTTCCAGCTGGGCGGCGAAGACGAAGCCGTCGTTTATGCAGGCACCGGACGCTAA
- a CDS encoding DMT family transporter, which yields MQSNLLAVLFALASALTIAWGTVVRHRIALRTPKDGSLRSSPLLNALMTPMWWAGMSTAMLAYFLQTVALGFGTLLVVQPVLVLSLMFTLPLSARFNGYRLRRTEIFWATLLTVAVGIMIVLGRPLPGNPHPPLDRWIPVLLVGVAVMGGMWLLAEYVLKKDKALILGLVTGALFGYVAVMSKAAVDLFVHQGITGLILNWEGYGLILTALLGTIVQQYSFNAGELQKSLPAMTIAEPIVAFSLGYLVLGEKFQVVDWEWIAMGIALLVMIVSTIALSRTSTMPAGSKR from the coding sequence GTGCAAAGCAATCTGCTCGCCGTGCTTTTCGCCCTAGCATCGGCATTAACAATCGCATGGGGCACCGTGGTCAGACACCGGATCGCGCTCCGCACCCCAAAAGATGGCTCCCTAAGGAGCTCACCTTTACTCAATGCTCTGATGACACCGATGTGGTGGGCAGGCATGAGTACCGCGATGCTGGCATATTTCTTACAAACAGTAGCACTTGGTTTCGGCACCCTCTTGGTAGTGCAACCAGTGCTTGTCCTGTCGCTGATGTTCACGCTGCCGCTCTCAGCACGATTCAATGGCTACCGACTACGCCGAACTGAAATCTTCTGGGCTACCCTCCTCACCGTAGCCGTGGGCATCATGATCGTTTTGGGACGCCCCCTTCCCGGAAACCCCCACCCCCCACTCGATCGATGGATTCCAGTACTTTTAGTCGGCGTTGCAGTAATGGGTGGAATGTGGCTGCTTGCGGAATACGTATTAAAGAAGGACAAAGCCCTCATCCTTGGTCTTGTGACGGGTGCATTGTTTGGCTACGTAGCAGTGATGTCCAAAGCCGCGGTGGATCTTTTTGTCCATCAAGGCATAACGGGACTCATCTTGAACTGGGAAGGCTACGGCCTAATCCTCACCGCATTACTTGGAACAATCGTGCAGCAGTATTCCTTTAACGCTGGCGAACTACAAAAATCGCTACCCGCCATGACCATTGCCGAACCAATTGTTGCCTTCAGTTTGGGCTACTTGGTTCTGGGCGAAAAATTCCAAGTCGTGGACTGGGAATGGATCGCCATGGGCATCGCACTACTGGTGATGATTGTTTCCACCATTGCACTGTCTCGTACAAGCACAATGCCGGCCGGATCGAAAAGGTAA
- the leuA gene encoding 2-isopropylmalate synthase: MSPNDAFISAPAKIETPVGPRNEGQPAWNKQRGSSMPVNRYMPFEVEVEDISLPDRTWPDKKITVAPQWCAVDLRDGNQALIDPMSPERKRRMFELLVQMGFKEIEVGFPSASQTDFDFVREIIEKGMIPDDVTIQVLVQAREHLIRRTFEACEGAKNVIVHFYNSTSILQRNVVFRMDKVQVKKLATDAAELIKTIAQDYPDTNWRWQYSPESFTGTEVEYAKEVVDAVVEVMDPTPENPMIINLPSTVEMITPNVYADSIEWMHRNLNRRDSIILSLHPHNDRGTGVGAAELGYMAGADRIEGCLFGNGERTGNVCLVTLALNMLTQGVDPQLDFTDIRQIRSTVEYCNQLRVPERHPYGGDLVFTAFSGSHQDAVNKGLDAMAAKVQPGASSTEVSWEQLRDTEWEVPYLPIDPKDVGRDYEAVIRVNSQSGKGGVAYIMKTDHGLQIPRSMQVEFSTVVQNVTDAEGGEVNSKAMWDIFATEYLERTAPVEQIALRVENAQTENEDASITAELIHNGKDVTVDGRGNGPLAAYANALEKLGIDVEIQEYNQHARTSGDDAEAAAYVLAEVNGRKVWGVGIAGSITYASLKAVTSAVNRALDVNHEAVLAGGV; this comes from the coding sequence ATGTCTCCTAACGATGCATTCATCTCCGCACCTGCCAAGATCGAAACCCCAGTTGGGCCTCGCAACGAAGGCCAGCCAGCATGGAATAAGCAGCGTGGCTCCTCAATGCCAGTTAACCGCTACATGCCTTTCGAGGTTGAGGTAGAAGATATTTCTCTGCCGGACCGCACTTGGCCAGATAAAAAAATCACCGTTGCACCTCAGTGGTGTGCTGTTGACCTGCGTGACGGCAACCAGGCTCTGATTGATCCGATGTCTCCTGAGCGTAAGCGCCGCATGTTTGAGCTGCTGGTTCAGATGGGCTTCAAAGAAATCGAGGTCGGTTTCCCTTCAGCTTCCCAGACTGATTTTGATTTCGTTCGTGAGATCATCGAAAAGGGCATGATCCCTGACGATGTCACCATTCAGGTTCTGGTTCAGGCTCGTGAGCACCTGATTCGCCGTACTTTTGAAGCTTGCGAAGGCGCAAAAAACGTTATCGTGCACTTCTACAACTCCACCTCCATCCTGCAGCGCAACGTGGTGTTCCGCATGGACAAGGTGCAGGTGAAGAAGCTGGCTACCGATGCCGCTGAACTAATCAAGACCATCGCTCAGGATTACCCAGACACCAACTGGCGCTGGCAGTACTCCCCTGAGTCCTTCACCGGCACTGAGGTTGAGTACGCCAAGGAAGTTGTGGACGCAGTTGTTGAGGTCATGGATCCAACTCCTGAGAACCCAATGATCATCAACCTGCCTTCCACCGTTGAGATGATCACCCCTAACGTTTACGCAGACTCCATTGAATGGATGCACCGCAATCTAAACCGTCGTGATTCCATTATCCTGTCCCTGCACCCGCACAATGACCGTGGCACCGGCGTTGGCGCAGCTGAGCTGGGCTACATGGCTGGCGCTGACCGCATCGAAGGCTGCCTGTTCGGCAACGGCGAGCGCACCGGCAACGTCTGCCTGGTCACCCTGGCACTGAACATGCTGACCCAGGGCGTTGACCCTCAGCTGGACTTCACCGATATACGCCAGATCCGCAGCACCGTTGAATACTGCAACCAGCTGCGCGTTCCTGAGCGCCACCCATACGGCGGTGACCTGGTCTTCACCGCTTTCTCCGGTTCCCACCAGGACGCTGTGAACAAGGGTCTGGACGCCATGGCTGCCAAGGTTCAGCCAGGTGCTAGCTCCACTGAAGTTTCTTGGGAGCAGCTGCGCGACACCGAATGGGAGGTTCCTTACCTGCCTATCGATCCAAAGGATGTCGGTCGCGACTACGAGGCTGTTATCCGCGTGAACTCCCAGTCCGGCAAGGGCGGCGTTGCTTACATCATGAAGACCGATCACGGTCTGCAGATCCCTCGCTCCATGCAGGTTGAGTTCTCCACCGTTGTCCAGAACGTCACCGACGCTGAGGGCGGCGAGGTCAACTCCAAGGCAATGTGGGATATCTTCGCCACCGAGTACCTGGAGCGCACCGCACCAGTTGAGCAGATCGCGCTGCGCGTCGAGAACGCTCAGACCGAAAACGAGGATGCATCCATCACCGCCGAGCTCATCCACAACGGCAAGGACGTCACCGTCGATGGCCGCGGCAACGGCCCACTGGCCGCTTACGCCAACGCGCTGGAGAAGCTGGGCATCGACGTTGAGATCCAGGAATACAACCAGCACGCCCGCACCTCGGGCGACGATGCAGAAGCAGCCGCCTACGTGCTGGCTGAGGTCAACGGCCGCAAGGTCTGGGGCGTCGGCATCGCTGGCTCCATCACCTACGCTTCGCTGAAGGCAGTGACCTCCGCCGTAAACCGCGCGCTGGACGTCAACCACGAGGCAGTCCTGGCTGGCGGCGTTTAA
- a CDS encoding RNA polymerase sigma factor, whose translation MKSKERNDAHVTELALAAGRGDRAALTDFIRETQDDVWRLLAHLGGHEIADDLTQETYLRVMSALPRFAARSSARTWLLSLARRVWVDNIRHDMARPRKSIVEYEDTGATDASNAGIWSEWIDVRTLIDALPPERREALILTQVLGYTYEEAAKIADVRVGTIRSRVARARADLIAATATGDSSAEDGKSAQG comes from the coding sequence GTGAAGTCAAAAGAGCGTAACGACGCCCACGTCACCGAGCTGGCCCTAGCCGCCGGCCGTGGCGACCGCGCAGCTCTCACCGATTTCATCCGGGAAACCCAAGACGATGTCTGGCGTCTCCTCGCCCACCTTGGCGGCCACGAAATCGCCGACGATCTAACCCAAGAAACTTATCTGCGGGTCATGAGCGCCCTCCCCCGCTTCGCAGCGCGCTCCTCGGCGCGCACCTGGCTACTATCGCTAGCCCGGCGCGTCTGGGTCGACAACATCCGACACGACATGGCACGCCCCCGCAAATCCATCGTCGAATACGAAGACACCGGTGCCACCGACGCGAGCAACGCAGGCATCTGGTCCGAGTGGATCGACGTGCGCACGCTTATCGACGCCCTCCCACCCGAACGCCGCGAAGCCCTCATCCTCACCCAAGTGTTGGGCTACACCTACGAAGAAGCCGCAAAAATCGCCGACGTCCGAGTCGGAACAATCCGTTCCCGCGTAGCCCGCGCCAGAGCGGACCTCATTGCTGCAACAGCTACCGGTGATTCCTCAGCCGAAGATGGCAAATCCGCCCAAGGTTAG
- a CDS encoding aspartate-semialdehyde dehydrogenase, translating to MTTIAVVGATGQVGQVMRTLLEERNFPADTVRFFASPRSAGRKIEFRGTEIEVEDITQATEESLKDIDVALFSAGGTASKQYAPLFAAAGATVVDNSSAWRKDDEVPLIVSEVNPSDKDSLVKGIIANPNCTTMAAMPVLKPLHDAAGLVKLHVSSYQAVSGSGLAGVETLAKQVAAVGDHNVEFVHDGQAADAGDVGPYVSPIAYNVLPFAGNLVDDGTFETDEEQKLRNESRKILGLPDLKVSGTCVRVPVFTGHTLTIHAEFDKAITVDQAQEILGAASGVKLVDVPTPLAAAGIDESLVGRIRQDSTVDDNRGLVLVVSGDNLRKGAALNTIQIAELLVK from the coding sequence ATGACCACCATCGCAGTTGTTGGTGCAACCGGCCAGGTCGGCCAGGTTATGCGCACCCTTTTGGAAGAGCGCAATTTCCCAGCTGACACTGTTCGTTTCTTTGCTTCCCCACGTTCCGCAGGCCGTAAGATTGAATTCCGTGGCACGGAAATCGAGGTAGAAGACATTACTCAGGCAACCGAGGAGTCCCTCAAGGACATCGACGTTGCGTTGTTCTCCGCTGGAGGCACCGCTTCCAAGCAGTACGCTCCACTGTTCGCTGCTGCAGGCGCGACTGTTGTGGATAACTCTTCTGCTTGGCGCAAGGACGACGAGGTTCCACTAATCGTCTCTGAGGTGAACCCTTCCGACAAGGATTCCCTGGTCAAGGGCATTATTGCGAACCCTAACTGCACCACCATGGCTGCGATGCCAGTGCTGAAGCCACTTCACGATGCCGCTGGTCTTGTAAAGCTTCACGTTTCCTCTTACCAGGCTGTTTCCGGTTCTGGTCTTGCAGGTGTGGAAACCTTGGCAAAGCAGGTTGCTGCAGTTGGAGACCACAACGTTGAGTTCGTCCATGATGGACAGGCTGCTGACGCAGGCGATGTCGGACCTTATGTTTCACCAATCGCTTACAACGTGCTGCCATTCGCCGGAAACCTCGTCGATGACGGCACCTTCGAAACCGATGAAGAGCAGAAGCTGCGCAACGAATCCCGCAAGATTCTCGGTCTCCCAGACCTCAAGGTCTCAGGCACCTGCGTCCGCGTGCCGGTTTTCACCGGCCACACGCTGACCATTCACGCCGAATTCGACAAGGCAATCACCGTGGACCAGGCGCAGGAGATCTTGGGTGCCGCTTCAGGCGTCAAGCTTGTCGACGTCCCAACCCCACTTGCAGCTGCCGGCATTGACGAATCCCTCGTTGGACGCATCCGTCAGGACTCCACTGTCGACGATAACCGCGGTCTGGTTCTCGTCGTATCTGGCGACAACCTCCGCAAGGGTGCTGCGCTAAACACCATCCAGATCGCTGAGCTGCTGGTTAAGTAA